The Malus sylvestris chromosome 3, drMalSylv7.2, whole genome shotgun sequence genomic sequence GGTTTAGTGTATATTAAATCGCATGTTCACGTTTCATCAAAGAACTTAACTTGTTCGTAATACGATAATTATATTAGATTGGAATATTAGATATTTTTAGATTCTCGTAGCAAATTTGTCATCCGATCCAATCATGTCGATTCTAAATTTAAGAGATCCAATTTACTCTGCCAAATCTTCAAAACCAATggaagtttatttttatttttataagaagtgttaaattgaaaattgaattggatCGGTAGGTTTAGGTAGCTTCGATCTTGAACACCACTAGCAATTAATACTCAAAGATTACAATTGATATTTCAATTAATAATTAGGGTATTTAAAAATATGTTTTGCCACTTAGATTACGGTTTAATGGTTTTCCTTTTTACtatttaggtttgattctcaccaaagataaatttgaaccacattattgctagcccaatTGCGAGGCTAAGTCGACCCCCTCCgcttttagtatagataatatcatttgttaaaaataaataaataattgcatCACATCACTACTTCTCATGAGGTGAGAGAGAACAAATTGCTTGTGAGTCGAGAAAACAATTTACATAGCACGAGACACTACTGTCACGATGACTTGTGTTATATAAGTTTTTCTAGTGAGATGAACAAGAGATCTCTAACTAAATGAAAACCGAGTTACGCTAAATCAACTGATCATGTGCGATAACAGCCTTTATGATTATTACCATGGAGCAATATAGCTCTTTACTCATGGTATGCTCCACACAAAGCAATGCGATATTCACATACCACCTTATAAGTCTTCATCATGGACCAGTATTCTCATATATAATTATTGTTAATTAGGCACCAAACATCAACCATAAGGGATAAGCTTAGCTTACCAATCCTATTAAGTTCAACCGAATTGACTTTGGACAGTACAAAGGTCTCCATCACTATTAGATAAATAACTAAATAACTCATTAATTAAAATCGACCGTAATCCGTATCTAAACCCTCACAACTAAATAACAACCAAAAGtcctaaaccctaatttcttGACTAGCATTAGGAATTGAAAAGACTTTTCAATGTGATCCGAAAGCGGTGCGACACATGTCTTTATATAATTGGGGGAAGTTTTTTTCAAGTATCCCTCtaattgtataataacatataacGTATCACCCCTTATtccagtcacactgaaaaatctttttATAAATTAGAGATGCGCCACTTAATGCAAAGTAAGTTGGTGCTATGGAAACttacccaaaaataaataaatcatattCTTGATAGGTATTCCCATGACCAATATTATTCCTTTAGCAATAAAAATTCCTAAAATCTTTAGGATTAGTTTATACTTTAATATGTTTCGGATATTAAATCTACTAAATCTTTAAGGATTCCTAGTGTAATAAAGCTATATGCTTTCTATTCAAACCCTTTATAAATAGTTGGATTCCTAGTGTAATAAAGCTATATGCTTTCTATTCAAACCCTTTATAAATAGTTGTATACGGTAGGTTTCACATTGTTGTCCTAACTTTGTGTATTTTATTATACTTGAAGACTTTGAACTTGACCACTCTTTCAACATCGGGAATATAAGTCATACTTCTGCGGCATAAGGTAATCACAATCTTCTTGCTAAATTCTAGTGTCAACTGTAAAGCAAGTTACTTACAAAATCACATTTATATCACAAGTTTGATTCTCACATTAGTTTGCATCGTCTACATCCACAATATGACGAGAAAATGCAAAGtacatttgtttctttttcttatttttattacatagaaaatcaattttaaGATGTCTACCCGCATATTATGCACGTCGCTTCACTTTAAGTTACATGGTCTTTTGTGTTTTACAAATTATTCAGTGGAGCGAAGAGAATTAGGTTAAActtttgctcaaatgaacaCAAAAGTTGTCTACAAACGCTTGACCAATTCTTTATACGATTTAGAAGAGATTATAAATTCAAATACCATCTCATACACAACTATTagattaagaaaaaaaacagaactAGCGTCAAATTCCACGTGCTAGACTATCCAACATGGCATATCCTAATGGAGACCAAATCGAAGCTGTCATTGGCCACAAAATCCCACGTATATTCGGACCAAATCGTATTTAGTGTTATATGCTCCACATAGACACTGACATAGGATAAAGAGTTCCCCCTGCCTACCACATATATTTTACAAGTCGAAATATGCTATGAAgactatttttttaaattcagatTTTTTCCAGATTTTGTAGTTTCGTATCCACGGACCGAGAAACCTGGATTGTTCTAGAGAGAGATTATGATCCTTAGTTTGTGTAAAGAAAACTAGTGAAATGAGCTAATGAAGGCTGTAGAGTTTAAAATAAGTGGTCCTCATTCCTCGGTCCATACTATCGAACTACTAAATTCGAAGAGGagtaaattaaataatgtgaCGATTAATAGTTAtaatctattttattatttaaaaaataataattcaactAGCAACCGTCATATCGTACAGCTATCTAAAAAGATACGTCTTGGACATAAttcttataatttttaattatcaataattaatttttataaaaatttgaaagaaaataaaaagaaaattatttgtgAATAGATTCCCGGGAAACCTTGAAAAGAGAGCCATCCGTTGAAGCGGTAAGAGTAACTCAGAATCCAAGTCCACctgttttccttctttttgCTCATCTTCCAAATCTCtgaacattctctctctctctctctctctctctctctctcctctctcttcatctctctgtttaattattcaatttttCTACGGGGAGTATAACAGAAATATAACAGAACCTTCACTGCTCAGCCGCCATGTTGGTATGCTCAAAgtttctcatattttttatCTGGTAGTTTTGTGCGTTTCTGTTTTTGCTCACTTTTTGTTTGTGGATTTGCCTCAGTGAGTAATTGCATGTTGAGACAGAGAGCTCTGTGAATTCTTCTGCCTCTTGGGattcttcaattttttgtttatcttaattGGGTCTTAATTATTTTCTCTGGACTTTATGGATTCCCACACTTTTGTTCTaaagttttgaactttatgacatTTTTTTATCAACCCTTCTGAATTTTCATCTAATTTTTGTGTTTCTTTTGATGCAGAGGAGCACGTAGACAGTTGGGTGAATTGAAAGATTTGGACTTTTGGCGAGTTCTGATCTTTGAACAAAATGAAGGAGAAGGCTGAGAGTTACTCTCCCAAGGGAGTTCTTGAGGACTATTTTCGGAGCTCGGATTCCGAAACGAGCTCCGAGAAAGAGCCCACGCCGGACTCAGAAACTCAGCAGAATTCGAAACAGAGTTCTAGGTGGCGTGGACTCGTTAAATTGTTGACAACTAAGTCCAAAAAACCTTTAGCCACGACTGTGCATCCGCTGCTGAAATTCTCAAAGAGAATGAGCAGCAGCATGAGGGAGATTACCGGGCCGAAATTTCAGGCAGACGATGCTGAATTGATGTACCCTTTCAAGTCACCGTGGAAGAACTTCTCCCTGTATGAGCTCCAGGCCGCAACCAAATCTTTTAGCCACGGTTAGTAGACTTGTTACAATTTTTTCCTTTGTCAGCATTCCCATTTCGGAAAGATTATTCAGCCATTTCGCTTTATGAATGCATTGTGATAATTGTTTTGCCTGTGTTTTGATACAGAAAATCTGATTGGAAAGGGGGGTTATGCTGAAGTTTTCAAGGGCTGTCTGTCAAATGGGGAACTTGTGGCAATCAAACGGCTAACCCGGGGACAGGAGGAGATCACCGGGGACTTCTTAGCGGAGATCGGTGTCATGGCTCATGTGAAACATCCCAATACTGCCAGGCTAATTGGGTATGGTGTTGAAGGAGGGATGCATTTAGTTCTTGAGTTGTCTACAAAAGGAAGCTTGGCTTCTGTGCTTTATGGTTAGTCCACAGTTTTTGATACCCATCATGCTGCTATTTTAATTTAACAGAAAGTAAAACCACAGTTTTTGAATCCCCTTCTTCGCAGATTAGAGTAATTTAGAATATATGTCGTCTTGTAAATAAAAGTAATATCTGTGTACTGATTTATTTTTATAGGTTCCGAGGAAGAGAAGCTCGATTGGGGCATCCGGTATAAAATTGCAATAGGTGCAGCTAAGGGTTTGCAATATCTTCACGAGGGTTGTCAAAGGAGAATCATCCACAGAGATATTAAGGCTGCAAATATTTTGCTCACCGACGATTTTGAGGCCAAGGTATGTTCTTTTGAATATGTTTTGtagcttgatttttttttgttctgttgTACTCTTTCTGCTTCGAGTTCTTAAGTTTTATGAATACGGCGACTGATCTGGATGACTTTCACACAGATTTGTGACTTTGGTCTTGCAAAATGGCTACCGGAGAAATGGACTCACCACACTACATCAAATTGTGAGGGCACATTTGGGTATGTAATCTTATAATTGCTTCAATCTTCTGTTATCCATCAAAGATTTCAGCTGTCTTGATCTTATATATTTTTCTCACAATTCGCAGCTATCTTGCGCCCGAGTTCCTACTGCACGGCATAGTAGATGAGAAAACTGATGTGTTTGCGTATGGTGTGGTGCTCTTGGAACTAGTCACTGGACGACGAGCTCTAGATTACTCACAGCAAAGCCTTGTTATGTGGGTGAGTTATCTACTTTTCTTTCCCACTTGAATTCCATAAGCATATGCTGTTTATCTTCGTTTGGTTAATTTTGCTCAAATAGGTCGAACAATATTCATAACACAGAGTTTATTTCTGTACTTTAACAGGCTCGGCCCTTGCTGAAGAAGAATGCAATTAAAGACTTAGTTGATCCTTCTCTAGCTGATGAGTACAACCGTCGCCAGGTGAATCTTGTACTGTTGGCTGCTTCTTTATGCATACACAAGTCCTCGATACGCCGGCCAAGTATGAGTCAGGTATATGCTCGGTTTGcttgtttgtttcattttttttcaagttaTGGTCTAGTTGGATTTGCTTCTAGAAGGGAAAAAGTGCTTCTAGGTCATAGAAACGCTTTCTGGAGAACACATCCAAACGCTTCTTGAAAAGGCACTTCCAAGTACTTTTCCATGAAGCACATGGGTTATTCAATAAGCACTTCTACCATAAACTTGCGTTGATCTAATTGAATCCATATGATTCTGCATTTCCACTTGTGGTTATAGGTGGTACAACTTTTGAGTGGAGATCTTAGCTGCCTGAAGTCCGTGAAGAAAAGCATATCGATGCCAATTTTCCGGAAGACATTGCGCGAAGAGCTCATCGACACAGAAGACTAACACAACCATTCGGGCAGGCTCTCGAACTGTGGAAGCCGGCAAGTTAACGGGACACGGAAACTTAGAGTAATGGAAATGGAAACTATAGGAGTTTTGTGGTATGGTCCAACCAGTCCaaagaaggaaaggaaaggaaTGAATACGATTCTCAATATATGTAACgtgtacatataagacttaaTAGACGAAAAGGAAAGagtgacaaatgtgttttatcCAACCCACCATGTACATGATAGAATCCGATACAAATCACAATCAAAGAAAAGAATGTTTAGTAAGTTAAGTAATGGTAGAGCATTATGTTTTCCTACCACAATATGggttgtatttttgtttttgcttagaTATTGACTTCCCACATGTGACATGTTTGTCAACAACTAAACCAtaattagaaatttagagagCTATGGTCAATCGATACTAAAAAACTTTGGTTGTCTGATCAGGTCATTCTTACGACACTTCTTATAAAATTATGCGACCATGTGTTTTTCCATTCAACGTCGTACATGGTGTGAGAGCCGTCTTAGTTACGCAGACATTCCTTACTAATTAAGTAATTCTAGAATTGTATCTTGTATGTTAGTTAATCCATGCATAAAAAAGATAGAGATCAACTGACACATGTAGGTGTAGTTTGTCCGATGAAGCTGAATGTTTTGATCTAGCAAAAGGTTTCTGGTGGGCTATCAACGGCCAAATCTGCTTGTTCGATTGAGTTGATCCATGCATTCACGGCCAAATCTCCCATGTTGGTGCCAGGAGGATTCTCGTCGGATTTTTTTTGTAAGGATCTTGGGGATCTTCTAATTACattcgttcattgtacatcgtgcgataaaaaatcattgtaaatttttatatttaaaattgaatataaacaatacaTGACAAAAACTAATCGTATGATATACAATGATCAGATGTGATTGGAAGATTCCCGAGATCCTCATAAAGAGAATTCTGCGAGGATCCTCACTCATGTTGGTGGATCATATGCATCAACCGTCATATGAGTTCAGAAGTGCGGGTACGAATGATTGTAACGCTTTTATTGGAAACGTGAATAAACTCATTAATGAATTCAAACCCATTCTAAATCTTTGTGTCCATAGTTAATAGATCATACAATACAATCCTGATCATtcaatagagagaaagagatatgGGTCGTTtaaaggttttgttttgtgtgagGTTGGTTAATAAATAGACTCATAAGAACTGCAAAATTTAAATTGTTTGATCTGAATTCTCTGGTCGATTGGCTCCGGACACAGAGCCGGACAAGATTGGAATTCCATTAAATGACGGTAGAAAGTTGTTCGGTCTAATAAAATATTGCTAGGCTAGGCTAGGCCGGGGTATGCAGTGGCGCGGCGCAGCGCGCGTAGCCATAGGTGGTATCGGGGCCTACCGGCAAAGTTTTGTTGTGAACCCGGCACGTAACCCAACGCCGGATGGCGTATTTCACCCAACCAAAGTCGTCAGCTTTTCCAACTCCCTGAATTACTCTGACGCTCACGTTCCTCCCTTCCAAGACCGAACTCTGCTGGATCCTCTTTAGAGGATTCTAATAATTTATAAATCGTATTCGTTTATGTTACATCGTGtagtaaaaatttattttaaattttgtatttaaaaataaatataaatattacatGATAAAAATTAATCATATAATGTACGATATATAAATACGATTCACAAATCTTTAAAATCTCACCAAAAGCATCCGGAGAGACAAATCTTTAAAATCTCACCAAAAGCATCCGGAGAGAATCCTGTTGGCTCCCTTCCGTTACCATGCGACTTCATTATTCactcttttcatttctttttattcaaataaataagaattataatttaaacataaaaaatttatcaTTTCGAAATTCTAAAAACCAAAGCAAAtttatcattaattttttgaaaacaatttatcattaattttgtataaataaattatcatCTATTTGGATCAAATTCTGACTCTGGGAATAAGGATTTGACTTGGGGTAAAAGGAGAGctacagaaaaataaatatttctttATGTGTTATGACTTATGAGATGAAAGTGTATCGAGAAAATGGAAATAAATTTGGTAATTTAAATTAACAATAAGGGTACAATGGTCATTAAATAATAGTTATTATGCAAtttctcataaaaaataaaaaacttaaagGTACAAAGggttttcatttcctttcattttctctaattttccaggtttagaattttttttttctatatggGTTTACCAAATACAAGAAAACCAACTTCTCATTCTCAAAACTCACATGCCCACAAACCAAACCTAACATAATCCCCAAACCTAACATAATACATGTTCTCTAACAAACAAGCAGACCTTTAAACTAATATTTTTGCAACGGATAATAAACTCATCATCAATGCATCACAATATGCTACAACTTAGTGTTAATCGAACCTAATACATCCAATACCCGTACAAATCAAACTTATACATCCTTTAACCAACTTAAACTTGAATGACGCTAAAGCAACTAGTTACGCACCATCATACTTTTTAACTGAAAAATGATATTAGTTTCACTTGAGATTTTTACGTAgattcttttttcctttctagTTACTATCCATATTACATACAATACtataaatttttcaatgtgctgAGAACAGAGTCCAGTACACCAAGTGttataatacaattggttgaattttttttttctattttccaatcaattgtattattacacttgATATATCGTCTCGTGTTCCcaatacatt encodes the following:
- the LOC126616714 gene encoding receptor-like cytosolic serine/threonine-protein kinase RBK2 produces the protein MKEKAESYSPKGVLEDYFRSSDSETSSEKEPTPDSETQQNSKQSSRWRGLVKLLTTKSKKPLATTVHPLLKFSKRMSSSMREITGPKFQADDAELMYPFKSPWKNFSLYELQAATKSFSHENLIGKGGYAEVFKGCLSNGELVAIKRLTRGQEEITGDFLAEIGVMAHVKHPNTARLIGYGVEGGMHLVLELSTKGSLASVLYGSEEEKLDWGIRYKIAIGAAKGLQYLHEGCQRRIIHRDIKAANILLTDDFEAKICDFGLAKWLPEKWTHHTTSNCEGTFGYLAPEFLLHGIVDEKTDVFAYGVVLLELVTGRRALDYSQQSLVMWARPLLKKNAIKDLVDPSLADEYNRRQVNLVLLAASLCIHKSSIRRPSMSQVVQLLSGDLSCLKSVKKSISMPIFRKTLREELIDTED